CGCATGCAGGTTGAGGTCTTTTTCCGCTTGCTGGAGATCTTTTTTCGTTTTCTCCACTTTTTTGTTCTGTTCGTCCAATTTTTTCTCCAGCTCATTCAGTTTTTGTTTGCTGGCATTCAGCTGTTTCTTTACCTGATCCAGATTGGCTTCTTCCCGCGACTTCTGGTTGCGAATGTTCTGCAATTGCTGCTTGGTTTCATCCGCTTTGCCCTCCGCGTACACATCGCTGACCGTCAGTCCGCTGAAAACCAAGCTAACAGCCAGTGCCTTTACAAGCAACGTGCGCTTCATATAACCCTCTCTCCATGTTGTGTTCTTCCAGGTGTCAACGGAAACCACGGCGGCCTTGCCCGGCATCTCGCTTGATCACCTGTTCTCACCAATTTCTATATAAAAAAAGTCGACCCATTCCCGGATCAGGACGGATGGTCCGTTCGTTTTCTCCTGCATCCATCCCGGCGATTGATTGGGCCAATTGGGTGGGTCGACTTGTTGCATGGTTGAGATGATGGATTACCTTGGCGGTAAATACTTCTCCGGATTTACTGGCTGGCCGTTTTTGTGTACTTCGAAGTGGAGGTGCGGGCCGGTGGAACGTCCGTTGTTGCCCACTTCCGCGATCTTTTGCCCCGCATACACACGGTCGCCCACATTGACCGTCACCGTGTTGCCGTACATGTGGGCATAGAGGGTGACCAATCCACCGTGGTCAATTACGACGATCCAGCCGTACCCGTTGGACGGACGGTTTTCGATCACTCTTCCGCTGGCCGCGGCACGAATGGGGGCTCCCATCGAACAACCGATGTCTATACCTTCATGCATTTTGGTTTCCCCCGTCACCGGATTGACCCGCACACCGAATGGGGACGTAACCGGCCCATTGCACGGCCATTTCAAATATCCACCCTGCCACACCCCGCTGCTGAAAGCCAACTCCGATTTGATCTTGTCCAGTTCTTCCTGCGTGGCTTCTTCTTGGTCATCCAACTTGCTCAAAGCCGCTTCGTGCTGTTTCACCAAGTCGGCAATCTTTTGATATTCTTCATCCGCCTTGGCTTTTTCCTCTTTCAATTTGTTTTGCTCTGCCAACAACGTTTGCTGATCTTTCTCTTTTTGCTCCCTGGCCTCAAAATAATGATTCAGCAGCGTTCGATCTTGTTTGACAATCAGGCGGATCGTCTCAAAACGGGCCAGGAATTCGTTGAATGAGTCGGCTGAAAACAGTGCCTTCATGTATCCCATGTCGCCTTTAATGTAAATCTCACGGACTCGTTGTTTGAAAATAGCCGCATGCAGGTTGAGGTCTTTTTCCGCTTGCTGGAGATCTTTTTTCGCTTTCTCCACTTTTTTGTTTTGTTCATCCAACTGTTTCTCCAGCTCATTCATTTTTTGTTTTCTGTCATCCAGCTGTTTCTTCACCTGTTCCAGATTGGCTTGTTCCCGCGACTTCTGGCTCCTGATATCCTGCAATGCCTTTTTGGTTTGGTCCAATTTGCTCTCCGCGTGCACACCACTGACCGTCAGTCCGCTAAAAACCAAACTGACAGCCAGCGCCATCACAAGTAACTTGCGTTTCATCCAACCCTCTCCCCATGTTGTGTTCTTCCAGTTGTCGACGGATCATCGGAAAAAAGGCAGGGGATCGACGGGTTCCCCGTTTTTGTGAACTTCAACATGGACGTGAGGTCCCGTGGACACCCCATTATTGCCAACAGCCGCGATCACTTGCCCGCGCGATACGTGCTGTCCCACGCTGACCCGCACATCCTGCGGATATACATGTGCGTACAACGTGGCCAAGTTGTTGCCGTGATAGATGACCACGATCCAGCCGTAACCTCTGGCGGGACGTGACTCCATCACCACACCGTCAGCCGCGGCGTGGATGGGTGTTCCCAGAGGAGCGGCGATGTCGATGCCCGCGTGAAGACGCCACCGATGCTTGATCGGATGGTAACGAAGGCCGAATTTGGATGTCAAGCGGCCTCCGTCCACAGGCCAGTAAAATTTCCCGCCTCGATAGGTAGGTAATGCCTGAACGCCTTTTTCACCGTGGGACGCGCGCTTCTCCAATTCGCGTTCCCTTTGCGCGATCCACTGCTGAACCTGCCGGGTGTCCTGCTCATTCAGGTCTTCCAACTGGGACTGTTGTTGCTCCAACTGGGCCAATTGCGCCTCGTTCCGACGGTATTCGGCGATCAGTTGTTTATGCAAACCCTCCGCTTCGGCCATCTGCTGTCTCTTCTGTTGCAACTGCTGCTCGATGAGGGATTTTTGACGCGCGACTTCTTGCCGGTCTTTCTGAAATCCCGTAATCAATTGCCGGTCGGCCTTGACCACTTCGCGTACCCAATAAAGACGGGAGAGGAATTGTGCGAACGAGTCGGATTTGATCAGCGCCTCGAAGTAGAAAAGGTTGCCCTGCATATACAACTGGCGTACCCGATTCCGAAACAGTACCTGCCGCTTTTCCAGTTGCTTTTCCAGTTGTGACAGACGTGTCTTCGATTGCTGCAATTGCTGTTCGGTTTGGTACACCTGATCATTCAACACCGCCAGCCGTTGCTTCATCTCGTCGATTTGCTTCACCAGCGACTGCAAATCCTGAGCTTTTGCCTTTTTCTCTTTTTCGATTTGCTGAATCTGCTTGTGCCGTTCTTTGATGGCTTCCTTTTTCCGATCGATGTCGCTCTGCCCTGATTGGGCCGAAGCGCCGGCAGGCGGCAAGACGGCTCCAAAGGCCAGACAAAGGCTTACCGCCAACAAAAAGAAGCGCTTCACACCATTCCCCTCCAACTCGTTTTTACATGATCAGACTTTCAGGAAGCGACGAATCGACATGATACTTCCCCAGACTCCGATCACGACACCCAACACCATGGTCAACAGCGCAACATACAAGGACAGGGGCCACATATCCAATGCTTTGAAGAAGTTGTACCCCTGACCGGCATCCATAATGTGGAGGAACGCGTTATACACCACCAACACGATCGCCACCGGTACAATCGATCCCAAAATCCCGATCAGGGCTCCTTCGATGAAAAACGGCCAACGAATAAACCAGTTACTCGCCCCCACCAACCGCATAATCTCAATTTCACGACGGCGGGCGAAGATGGTCAGCTTGATGGTGTTGGAGATCAGGAACGCAGCCAGAACAGCCAAACCGGTTCCGAAGACAAACACGACGATGCGGACGTAATAGGAAAGATTGAGCAGTCTGTCAGAGACACCGTCACCAGAGTCAGCATCATCAATTTGGTTGAGCTGTTTGACCTTGGCCTCTAAATCCTTGATTTTTTGAGGGTCTTTGGGCACGATGCGGAACATGTCCGGCAACGGGTTTTGGTTCCCTTCCAAGCCTTCCAAGAATGAGGAATCTTTTCCCCATTGCTTTTTCATCTGTTCCAGTCCCGCGGATTTAGGGACAAATTCTACGCTTTTCACTTCCGGCATCTGCGAAATCTGTTTTTTCAACGCATCCACGTCATACGTAGTGGCCGTCTGCGAGACGAACGCTGTTACACCCATCTGCTTGTCCAGCTCGCTGGCCCAATAGCTGACGTTGAAGGCAAACACGAGAAAGAATCCGAAAATGAGCAAGGTGACGGCCACCGCACTGACCGCGGCGAACGTCATCCACGAGTTTCTGCGTAAACTTTTGACCGCCTCTCGCATATGGCGGAACATCGTACTAATCTTCATAACCGTATTCCCCCTGCAACTCGTCCCTCACAATTACGCCTTGTTCGATGGCGATGACGCGCTGGCGCATCGTGTTCACAATCTCTTTGTTGTGCGTCGCCATCACGATGGTCGTTCCGCGGTTGTTGATCTCCTGCAGCAAATACATAATATCCCAGGAGGTTTCCGGATCCAGGTTCCCAGTAGGCTCGTCCGCAATCAAGAAACTGGGGTTGTTTACGATCGCCCGTGCGATGGAGACACGTTGCTGTTCTCCACCGGACAATTGGGACGGTAGGGCGTGCATCCGATCCTCTAAACCGACCAGCTCCAAGACTTCCTCCACACGCCGGCGAATCTGCCGCCTCGGCGCTTCGATCGCTTCCATAGCGAAAGCGACGTTCTCATACGCCGTCATGTTGGGCAACAATTTGTAGTCTTGGAATACCACACCGATATTGCGACGCAAATACGGAATTTTCCAATCTCGAACGCGTTTGACATTGACACCGTTGATCAGGATGACACCGCTAGACGGCTTCTCTTCCCGGTACATGAGCTTGATAAAGGTGCTCTTACCCGCACCACTCGGTCCCACGACGTAGACGAATTCTCCCTGCTCGATCTTGACGTCAATTCCCCGCAATGCCTCAACACCGTTCGGGTATCTTTTCCAAACATCATGCATTTCGATCACAGTATCACCTCAAGCCTCGTGTACCTGGTATTCTATAAAACTATGTAACGAATTTCCCCTCTTTCACTCGCATCCAATCTCTTAATCCAATCTCTTATCTATTATAGTATAGCATCTTTGTCCTGCAATCCCAGCCGCCTTTCTTGGTCGTTCGCTAAATCGACAAAAGCAAAACGAAAGAAACCCGACTACCTTCCCGCAGTGGACTGCTGACAATGGGAAACGGGTCCATCTTCGACCTTCGCTCCCTCTCTCGGACAACTGTCGTCCGTATCTTGTCAACAACCTGACTGCCGACAGGCAGGGGTTTCTATTTTAAATTGATAGAAACCCATTAACTAATAACGTGATCTAACCACGTATGGGTTTCATCGATTTTCGATTTTTTATCTTCGATGGCGGCCAAAATGGCTTGACGCCCCGTACCGCCGGAGATATTTCGAGCGTCAACCACCCGTTCCAGTTGAATTGCTTCATACACGTCCGCCTCAATCAGCGGAGAAGCAGCCTTGAATTCCGCCAATTCACAATCCGTCAACGTCTTACCCTGTTCCAGACAATGCAGTACCAAACGCCCGACAACTTCATGCGCTTCGCGGAACGGCAATCCTTTCTTCACTAGGTAATCAGCCAGATCGGTGGCGTTGGCAAACCCGCTTTGCGCATTTTCCCGCATTTTCTCCACATTCACTTTCATACTGGAAAGCATTGGCGCTGTCAGCGCGAGCGCCCCGGTCAGCGTGTCCACCGTATCGAACACGCCTTCCTTGTCCTCCTGCATATCCTTGTTGTAGGTGAGCGGCAAGGCCTTCAAAGCAGTGAGCAACGCCACCAGATGGCCGATCACGCGCCCTGTTTTCCCCCTGATCAGCTCGGGGACATCCGGATTTTTCTTTTGCGGCATCATGCTGCTGCCCGTACAGAAGGCATCATCCAACTCGATGTAGCCGAACTCTTCGCTGGACCACAGGATCAACTCTTCGGACAGTCGGGACAGGTGGACCATGATCAGAGAAGCGATGGAGAGAAACTCCACCAGAAAGTCCCGATCGCTTACAGCATCCATGCTGTTGTCGTAGATCTCGTCGAAGCCCAGCTCCTCGGCTACCATGTGTCGGTCGATCGGAAAGGTTGTCCCCGCGATCGCACCGGCACCCAACGGCGAAATGTTGACCCGTTTGTAACTGTCTATTAGCCTCTCGATGTCGCGTTGAAACATGGAAACATATGCTAACAGGTGATGGGCCAGCCGTACCGGCTGGGCACGTTGCAGGTGGGTGTATCCCGGCAAGATGGTGTCCACGTGCGCTTCCGCCTGGGCAATGAGCGCCTCCTGTACACCGACAAGCAAACGGACCAGTTCAACGGTTTGATGACGAACGTACAGGTGCATATCCAACGCGACCTGGTCATTGCGGCTGCGACCCGTATGCAGTTTGCCGCCAACGGGACCGATTTCCTCGATCAGCAACTTCTCGATGTTCATGTGTATGTCTTCGTTCTCGACCGAAAACGATACTTCCCCGCGGTGGATGCGCTCCCGGATCGTTTCAAGACCGGAGAGGATGGTCTTCGTCTCCTCCTCCGTCAAAATGCCGCATGCACCCAACATGCGTACATGGGCCATGCTCCCTCGGATATCTTCTTCAGCAAGCCGTTGATCAAACCCGATGGATGCAGTGTATTCCTCAACCAACTGGTTGGTCGGCTTGGTAAATCGCCCGCCCCAGAGCTTCATGGTGATCCTCCTTCTTCGGGTTGACGGTGGCGAATACTTGCGTCGGCAATCCCCACAGACGAATGAAACCGACGGCCGCTTGATGATCGAAGGTGTCCTCCGGCGTGTAGGTGGCCAGCTTTTCATTGTACAGCGACTGTTCCGACTTCCGGCCAGTGACCACAGCATGCCCTTTGAACAGCTTGACGCGTACCGTACCACTGACGGTTTCCTGCGTCACGTCGATAAAGGCATCCAGCGCTTTTTTGAGCGGGGAGAACCACAAGCCTTCATAGGTCAATTTGCCCCACTGCTGTTCCACGATCGGCTTGAACTGGGCAATCTCCCGGGGCTGCGTCAGAAACTCCAGCTCACGGTGGGCCGTAATCAGCGTAATCGCGCCCGGACACTCGTACACCTCACGCGATTTGATGCCGACCAGCCGGTTTTCCACATGATCGACCCGGCCGACACCGTGTTTCCCAGCGATCTGGTTCAAAGCGGTGATCAGCTCATGAAGCGGCATCGCTTTCCCGTTCAATGCGACAGGGAGCCCTTTTTCAAAACTGATCTCCACTTCATCAGGCTGATCAGGGGTATCAGCCAGCGATGCCGTCCATTCGTACGCTTCCTCCGGCGGCTCCGCCCACGGATTTTCCAAAATGCCACACTCACAGCTTCTTCCCCACAAGTTCTGGTCGATGCTGTAGGGATTATCCAAATCGACCGGGATTGGAATACCGTGTTTTTTTGCATATGCGATCTCTTCGTTCCGGGACATCGCCCATTCCCGTACCGGTGCGATCACTTTCAACTGGGGATTCAATGCAGCGACGGACACCTCGAACCGTACTTGATCATTCCCTTTCCCAGTGCAACCGTGCGCCACGGCGACGGCCCCTTCCTTTTCCGCCACTTGCACCAGCACTTCCGAGATCAGCGGACGGGACAGTGCGGACACCAACGGATATTTGCCTTCATACATTGCATTGGCCTTCAGCGCCGGTGCCAGATATTTCTCGGCAAACCACTGCCGCGCATCGACGACCAGCGACTTTACCGCTCCCACTTTCAGCGCTTTGGCTTTGACAAAGTCCAAATCCTTACCCTCGCCCACATCCAGAGCGACAGCCACGACATCATAGCCATAATGCTCCTGCAACCATTTGATGGCAACCGATGTATCTAAACCCCCGGAATATGCCAGGATCACCTTTTCCTTTGCCACGTTCGTCCCTCTCCCTTATAAAAATTCATCTTAGTGTATTATTATACATACTTACCGATAAAAGTCCATGTTTTTTTCGAGTGTCAAGCAAATGTCACATGTGATGCTCTTAAGGCATTCCTGGTAAATCCGTGAGGGAGCCAATCTTTCCCAGGGTGGGCAAAGACCTAAGCCTTGCCGAGTGAAGACCCGGAAAGCGCAGGAATGAAATCGCAGGAAACTTCGTCTGAGCGGTCCGTGTCCTGCGCCCCGGGTCGTAGCGGTCATAACCTGCTTCCGGTCTGGGTGAACATTGATGTAGAAACAAATACCGGATACTAAAATCTGGTTGTTTGAACCATTCCTCTGATTCATACCCGGATCTCTTCTCCTTCCACCACCAGATCAACGTCTCGTGGTATTTTCCATTCTGCGTCGGATTAGAAAAGGAACACAGGCAGAGGGTGAGATGCCCTTCCCATGTTCCTTGGAAAATGCCCACGAGTTGGTGGGATAGAGTAAGACAACTTTGCTCCCGACTTTAATTTGGAGTTGCGTTGGTATGAACCTTTTTTGCCCATTCCCAAACGTCTTCTCCAAAATTCTCTTCCACAATTTCTTTGAAACGCAAAAACTCATAATTGAGTCCGCCATGGGAGGATACGCCTTGGCTGATCCTTTCATAAATCCTTATCTTTTCTCCTACCGGTATTCCTAATATCAGGGCTTCTTGTTTCGTTTCGGGATATACTTCAATGTATGGCCCACCTTCCGGGTTTACTCCCAGTTTGCCGCTACGACCGCGATAACTCGTGACTTTCACTTTTCATCCCCCCTTGCGGATTCAGCTTTCTGTTAACATTTCGATTCCTATCAAGATCCGCATTCTGTGGTCGGATTATACTCCACACTCAGCGATTTTTGGGAAGCGGCTCAGGTCGGAAAAGGCCAGTTTTACCACTACTACCCCTCCAAGCGTACCTTGGGGAGCGGTGGTGGATCACCTGCTAGAAGCCTGGGACCAACAACTGATTCAAGGAATTTTACAAAGCGACAAGGATCCAACGGATCGTTTGAACGACATGTTAGACTGGTTAGTCTGTTTTCACCGAGATACGCCTGAAATGCGTGGTTGTCCGTTCGGAAACCTCGACTCAGAAATGAGTGAACATGACGAAGAATTCCACAGAAAAGTCAACAAGTGGTTTTAGCGTTGGATTGACAACCTAAAATAGACGCTAGAATAATTAAAAACAACAAGGGAGGTTACCTGATTCCACACCTCCGCAACGGCAAGCCATCGTGTCTCTGATTGAAGGTGGCATTTTATTAATGAAATGCGGGCATCCTCGAGAGTATCGTGGAGACTATACGGTAACAGCTACATTTAAATAAAGTGAAGGAATGACAACAATGCCCAAAACCTTGTATCACTTCAGCCGACACCCTGGTTACAGGCGAATGTTTAAAGAAAATCATTTGACACTGGGATTGTTTTTCCCAATAGAAGCCTATACCGGAAGTATTCCTTTGGTGAATATGGAAGAGCAAGTAAAGCTTGCAAAGAGAGCGGAACAATTGAATTTCGCTTCATTAGTGGTCCGAGATGTTCCACTTCATGATCCCAACTTTGGGGATGTAGGTCAAATATACGATCCATGGGTTTTTCTCGGATATATTGCGGCAAATACACAAAAGATTGCGCTTGTCACCGGAAGCATTATTTTAACCTTGCGTCACCCGTTGCATGTGGCAAAAGCTGCGGCTTCCGTCGACAAAATATCCGGTGGCCGGTTGGTTCTTGGTGTGGCAACGGGGGATCGGCCAATTGAATTCCCGAGTTTTGCCGTTGATTTTGACCAAAGAGGGGAATTGTTTCGGGAAGCTCTTTCGGTCATCAAAACCGTTTGGAAAGAGAACTTTCCTGTAATCGATACATTGAGGGTTCATATGTCAGATGGCGATCTTATACCAAAACCCGATTTATATGATATTCCAGTGTTAGTGACCGGCCATAGCGGGCAGTCTATTGAGTGGATCGCAAAAAACGCCGATGGATGGATGTACTACCCCCGCAACTTGACTTTTCAAACGGAACTGATCCGAAATTGGCGTTCGCACACCGATGGTTTCAAACCGTTTAGTCAGTCTCTATATATTGATTTAACCGAGGATCCGGATGAGGATCCGACACCGATCCATTTGGGATTTCGGACAGGAAGAAAGTTTCTTATCCAATTTCTTGAAAGCTTGAGAAACGCCGGTGTGAACCATGTGATGCTCAATTTAAAATACGGACAACGTCCCGCATCAGAAGTGATAGAGGAGTTAGGTGAAGAGGTTCTGCCGTTGTTTCCTGCTTTAACAGATGGCGACTAGTGCGTGTCTGATAATCCGTGAGGGAGCAAATGCTTTCCCAGGTGAGCGACTTACCAAGCCCTGACTGAGCGAAGATCCGGAAATCGCAGGAATGAAATCGCCGGCAACTTCCTCTAAGCGAAGCGTACTTTACCCGCGGCCTGCGCTCCGGGTCGAAGCGGCCATAACCCGCTTCCTTGCAGGGCGCAGGTGAAGCGAGCTGGGAAAGCATTTGCACACTATTCATCATTGGGTAGGTGCGAGATGACTCAAGATGAACTAGCCTCTGGGAGCTTCATCGAAGCCGAGGTTGCCGCTGCGGTGGCCGCCTCAGTTTAGTATTCGAATCTCACAGGTATACAAGGGGATGGATAGGCATGAAAATCGTGATCGTAGGTGCGAACGGTAAAATCGGCAGGCAGTTGGTGCAACTGTTTGCCGGGACAGAGCACCAAGTGCGGGCCATGATTCGAAAAGAGGAACAAGCGTCCGAGTTGAAACGATTGGGCGCTGACGAAATCGTGGTGGCCGACTTGGAGAAGGAAATTGACCATGCAATAGAGGGGTGTTCCGTCGTCGTGTTCACGGCCGGTTCCGGTTCGCATACCGGACCGGACAAGACGGAATTGGTCGACAAGCTGGGAGCGATCAAAACGATTGAAAAAGCAGAAGCGTTCGGTGTGGAACGGTTCATCATGGTGAGCAGCATATATGCGGACCGGCCTGAGTTCGGACCGGAGCGAATCCGGCACTATTTCATCGCCAAAGGTGTGTCGGACGACCGCCTGCGTGCCAGCAAGCTGAACTATACCATCATTAGGCCGGGGTACTTGACAAATGATCCGCCCAAAGGAACGGTCCGGATCGCCGAACACATCGAAGAAAGTGGAGAAATTCCCCGGGGCGACGTAGCTCGAACGATTGTGGAAGCACTGGAGAACGAGCATACTTACCGGCGGTCTTTTGATTTGCAGACCGGGGAGACGCCGATTGCAGAGGCATTACGATCTCTGTAAAGTGATGGTTTGTTCGAAGCACTACATCCGTTGTGCTCTTCTTTACAGATGAAGCCGCCTGAAAGCTGGCCCAAAGGGAGTACCCTTGGGGCAATCGTGGGCTTGCAGGCGACATTGTTCGGCATCCCCCTTTGGAAGTGATCAACGAGAGTCGTGATATTTGCAGTGTTCTCACCGATGTCTTGAATTTGTTCTTATATCACATATAAAATCCCGTCAGCTTTTGCAACTAATGTATTTTGGTCATCATAAATCAGGCACTCAGAATGGATCAGACTCTTTCCTTTTTTGATTACACGCGCATCAGCCAGCAAAAATTCTCCTTTGGCAGGACGCAAAAAAGAGACTTTCAGATCGACTGTCACTACTGTCTGAACACCGCGAGCATCTACTTCTGGAACATTACACATCGCAACATCGGCAAGTGAAGAGATGATCCCACCATGAACAACACCTAAACTGTTCAAAAACAAAGGTTGTAAAGGTAAGTAAACGTTTATTTGATCCTCATTTACTCTTTTGTATTGTAAACCTAAGAATTCATCAAATGGTTGTTTGATGAACATGGCTTTGCCTTCTTTCACCCTGTTTGCGTCTTATTATATACAAAAATATTAATATTGCGGTAACTGATATAGTGCAGCGTTGCTTTATTTATCGTTATGAGCGTTATCCCAGTCGTACAGGCCCTCCGCCTGAAATGCATGAGGGAGTACAGGGCTTTTTGTCGGTGGATTTCAACCAAATCGCACAGACCAAACTCAATACACCCAATCCCTTCTCCCCCACGGTACGTACGTCATACTGTATGAGAAGATCAGACAGGTTGCCAGCAATGCCAAAACCGAAGATGTCCCCATGCCGCCCATCAGCTTGAACACCGACTCCCCGGTCTACAGAAAAAAACATCTGACGGGAAGCGTACACAGTACCGACCAAAAATGCAATCGATCCG
Above is a genomic segment from Polycladomyces subterraneus containing:
- a CDS encoding murein hydrolase activator EnvC family protein, which produces MKRKLLVMALAVSLVFSGLTVSGVHAESKLDQTKKALQDIRSQKSREQANLEQVKKQLDDRKQKMNELEKQLDEQNKKVEKAKKDLQQAEKDLNLHAAIFKQRVREIYIKGDMGYMKALFSADSFNEFLARFETIRLIVKQDRTLLNHYFEAREQKEKDQQTLLAEQNKLKEEKAKADEEYQKIADLVKQHEAALSKLDDQEEATQEELDKIKSELAFSSGVWQGGYLKWPCNGPVTSPFGVRVNPVTGETKMHEGIDIGCSMGAPIRAAASGRVIENRPSNGYGWIVVIDHGGLVTLYAHMYGNTVTVNVGDRVYAGQKIAEVGNNGRSTGPHLHFEVHKNGQPVNPEKYLPPR
- a CDS encoding murein hydrolase activator EnvC family protein, which gives rise to MKRFFLLAVSLCLAFGAVLPPAGASAQSGQSDIDRKKEAIKERHKQIQQIEKEKKAKAQDLQSLVKQIDEMKQRLAVLNDQVYQTEQQLQQSKTRLSQLEKQLEKRQVLFRNRVRQLYMQGNLFYFEALIKSDSFAQFLSRLYWVREVVKADRQLITGFQKDRQEVARQKSLIEQQLQQKRQQMAEAEGLHKQLIAEYRRNEAQLAQLEQQQSQLEDLNEQDTRQVQQWIAQRERELEKRASHGEKGVQALPTYRGGKFYWPVDGGRLTSKFGLRYHPIKHRWRLHAGIDIAAPLGTPIHAAADGVVMESRPARGYGWIVVIYHGNNLATLYAHVYPQDVRVSVGQHVSRGQVIAAVGNNGVSTGPHVHVEVHKNGEPVDPLPFFR
- the ftsX gene encoding permease-like cell division protein FtsX, with amino-acid sequence MKISTMFRHMREAVKSLRRNSWMTFAAVSAVAVTLLIFGFFLVFAFNVSYWASELDKQMGVTAFVSQTATTYDVDALKKQISQMPEVKSVEFVPKSAGLEQMKKQWGKDSSFLEGLEGNQNPLPDMFRIVPKDPQKIKDLEAKVKQLNQIDDADSGDGVSDRLLNLSYYVRIVVFVFGTGLAVLAAFLISNTIKLTIFARRREIEIMRLVGASNWFIRWPFFIEGALIGILGSIVPVAIVLVVYNAFLHIMDAGQGYNFFKALDMWPLSLYVALLTMVLGVVIGVWGSIMSIRRFLKV
- the ftsE gene encoding cell division ATP-binding protein FtsE, with translation MIEMHDVWKRYPNGVEALRGIDVKIEQGEFVYVVGPSGAGKSTFIKLMYREEKPSSGVILINGVNVKRVRDWKIPYLRRNIGVVFQDYKLLPNMTAYENVAFAMEAIEAPRRQIRRRVEEVLELVGLEDRMHALPSQLSGGEQQRVSIARAIVNNPSFLIADEPTGNLDPETSWDIMYLLQEINNRGTTIVMATHNKEIVNTMRQRVIAIEQGVIVRDELQGEYGYED
- the argH gene encoding argininosuccinate lyase → MKLWGGRFTKPTNQLVEEYTASIGFDQRLAEEDIRGSMAHVRMLGACGILTEEETKTILSGLETIRERIHRGEVSFSVENEDIHMNIEKLLIEEIGPVGGKLHTGRSRNDQVALDMHLYVRHQTVELVRLLVGVQEALIAQAEAHVDTILPGYTHLQRAQPVRLAHHLLAYVSMFQRDIERLIDSYKRVNISPLGAGAIAGTTFPIDRHMVAEELGFDEIYDNSMDAVSDRDFLVEFLSIASLIMVHLSRLSEELILWSSEEFGYIELDDAFCTGSSMMPQKKNPDVPELIRGKTGRVIGHLVALLTALKALPLTYNKDMQEDKEGVFDTVDTLTGALALTAPMLSSMKVNVEKMRENAQSGFANATDLADYLVKKGLPFREAHEVVGRLVLHCLEQGKTLTDCELAEFKAASPLIEADVYEAIQLERVVDARNISGGTGRQAILAAIEDKKSKIDETHTWLDHVIS
- a CDS encoding argininosuccinate synthase, whose amino-acid sequence is MAKEKVILAYSGGLDTSVAIKWLQEHYGYDVVAVALDVGEGKDLDFVKAKALKVGAVKSLVVDARQWFAEKYLAPALKANAMYEGKYPLVSALSRPLISEVLVQVAEKEGAVAVAHGCTGKGNDQVRFEVSVAALNPQLKVIAPVREWAMSRNEEIAYAKKHGIPIPVDLDNPYSIDQNLWGRSCECGILENPWAEPPEEAYEWTASLADTPDQPDEVEISFEKGLPVALNGKAMPLHELITALNQIAGKHGVGRVDHVENRLVGIKSREVYECPGAITLITAHRELEFLTQPREIAQFKPIVEQQWGKLTYEGLWFSPLKKALDAFIDVTQETVSGTVRVKLFKGHAVVTGRKSEQSLYNEKLATYTPEDTFDHQAAVGFIRLWGLPTQVFATVNPKKEDHHEALGRAIYQADQPVG
- a CDS encoding LLM class oxidoreductase, translating into MPKTLYHFSRHPGYRRMFKENHLTLGLFFPIEAYTGSIPLVNMEEQVKLAKRAEQLNFASLVVRDVPLHDPNFGDVGQIYDPWVFLGYIAANTQKIALVTGSIILTLRHPLHVAKAAASVDKISGGRLVLGVATGDRPIEFPSFAVDFDQRGELFREALSVIKTVWKENFPVIDTLRVHMSDGDLIPKPDLYDIPVLVTGHSGQSIEWIAKNADGWMYYPRNLTFQTELIRNWRSHTDGFKPFSQSLYIDLTEDPDEDPTPIHLGFRTGRKFLIQFLESLRNAGVNHVMLNLKYGQRPASEVIEELGEEVLPLFPALTDGD
- a CDS encoding SDR family oxidoreductase, yielding MKIVIVGANGKIGRQLVQLFAGTEHQVRAMIRKEEQASELKRLGADEIVVADLEKEIDHAIEGCSVVVFTAGSGSHTGPDKTELVDKLGAIKTIEKAEAFGVERFIMVSSIYADRPEFGPERIRHYFIAKGVSDDRLRASKLNYTIIRPGYLTNDPPKGTVRIAEHIEESGEIPRGDVARTIVEALENEHTYRRSFDLQTGETPIAEALRSL
- a CDS encoding PaaI family thioesterase, with protein sequence MKEGKAMFIKQPFDEFLGLQYKRVNEDQINVYLPLQPLFLNSLGVVHGGIISSLADVAMCNVPEVDARGVQTVVTVDLKVSFLRPAKGEFLLADARVIKKGKSLIHSECLIYDDQNTLVAKADGILYVI